GGCGTATGGCTTGCTTATGATCCTTCTCAACGCGCTGGGCATGACTGCCGGCACGGTGGCCGGGGCGAATGACCCGGCAAACGTCGCCGCGACCGTGGTCAGCGGCGGCGCGGGGATTGTCATGAGTATGGTCGGCATCGCCTTCGGGCTGGTCATCATCTTCGGCGCGATCAAGATGATGCAGTTGCAATTGTGGCCGTTGGCCATCGTCGCGTCGATCCTGGCGATGATCCCTTGCGTATCGCCCTGCTGCCTGCTCGGGCTCCCGTTTGGTATCTGGGCGATCATCGTGCTGGCGAACCCGCAGGTGAAAGCAGCCTTTAACTGAACCGGTTCCCTTGAACACATTCATCGGAACCGACCAACCCGGGCGACGCGCCACGCGCCCGGGTTTTTCGTGCGCGGGAAGAAGCCCACGGCGTCACGCCGTGGGCTTCGACCGTTGATCGAAATGCCCGAGCTTGACGGTCATCCGTATTACCAGCTTGCCAGCTCACCGGTAATGGTTTCAACGCAGTCTTTAATGGTGAGGATGCCCACGGGCTGCTGGCGGTCGTCGATGACGATCGCCAGCGCTGCCTTGTGATGCTGCAACTCCGCCAGGCCGCGGCGAAGCGGCATGTGCGCGGGCACGAGCAATGGCGTACGCATCAACTCGCGGATGGCCGGGCAGGCTTCAGGCGTGTGCAGCAGCGCTTCGGTCACAGCGACCTCGCCCGCCACGTTGCCCGAACCATCCATGACCGGGAAGCGCGACCGACTCGTGCGGTCGGCCAGCGTCCAGAGCACCGCCGGCTCGTCGTCAACGTTCACCGTGATGACCTCGGACCAGGGCACCATCTCGTCGGCCACGGTGCGGGTGGCGAGTTGCAACACGCGCTCGGCGATCGCGGACTGGTCATCGCTGAGCAGGCCGTAGCCCACGCCTTCGCGGACAAGCGCCTGGACCTGTCGACGTGGGTGGAACGGCTGAATCTGTGCCTTCTGCCCCAGGCCGACCATGACGAGCTTCGTCGCCACCGCGATCAATGGTACGAGGCCAAGCCAGGTGAACAGGTGGCGCGAGCCTTCCAGCAGCCAGGCAAGGCGATACATCAGCCGGTCGGCGTACGCGGCGAAGAGGTCTTTGGGCAGCGTTTCGCCGAAGATGAAGAGGATGGGTGTCACGATGATCGTGTTGAGGACGATCGCCTGCCACTGGCCGATGCCCCAGCCTTCCAGCAGCACCGCGAGGCCGGCGGTGCCCATGTAGTTGGCGATGTTGTTGCCGATCAGCAGTGTGGTCAGCAGCCGAACGGGGTCGTCCGCCATGCGTCGCAGCAGGCGGGCCGGGCGGTGATGTTGATGCGCGTAGATTTGCAAGCGAACGCGGTTGAGGCTGTACGCGCCGGTCTCCATGCCGGAGTAGAGCGCACTGAAGGCGAAGCCTACAAGCATGATGCCGCACCAGAAAGCGAACTCGAAGCCGGTCATGGCGTCGGCTCCTTGTCGCTGGGTTGTGGGGGGCGGCCAGCTGATTGCAACTCGATGAGCACCGTGTCGACGCGTCGGCCGGCCATGCGTTCGACGGTGATCTGCACGTTTCCGAGCGTCGTCCGATCGCCGACTTGCGGCACTCTGCCCAGCCGGGCCATCACCAGTCCGCCCACGGTGCGCACCGCTTCCAGCTCGGCCAGGCCCGCCACCGCCGGGTTGTGGCCGAACACATCCGCCCAATCGTGCACCGACAACTGCGCATCGACCCGCCACACGCCCGGCGAAACATGCTCGACCTCCGGCTCCCCCGCCGGCTCAAACTCGCCGGGCAGGTCGCCCACCATATGCTCGACCACGTCTTCGATCGTCACCAGGCCGGCCGTGCCGCCATACTCATCAACGACAATGGCGAACGTCGTCCCCGTCTTGCGCAACTCAAGCAACAATTGGTCGGCCCGCTGCTGCTCGGGCACGAACTTCACCTGCCGAATGTATTTCTCCAGCGCCTCGCGCGTCGTCGGCCGATGCAGCAGAACCTGCCGCGCGTAAACCATGCCGACGATCTCGTCCAGGCTGTCGCGATACACCGGCAGGTGGCGCAGCTTTGTACGAGCGATCAGTTCGACCATCTCGCTCGGATCGTTCGCGAGGTCAAACGCCTCAATATCCACGCGCGGCACCATCAGGTCGCGCACCTTCAACTGATTCAGCTCAAGCACCTGCCGAAGCAACTGCTCCTCGTCCGAATCGATCACACCCTGCCGCTGACTCAGATTCAGCAACGACTCCAACT
Above is a window of Phycisphaerales bacterium AB-hyl4 DNA encoding:
- a CDS encoding CNNM domain-containing protein, which produces MTGFEFAFWCGIMLVGFAFSALYSGMETGAYSLNRVRLQIYAHQHHRPARLLRRMADDPVRLLTTLLIGNNIANYMGTAGLAVLLEGWGIGQWQAIVLNTIIVTPILFIFGETLPKDLFAAYADRLMYRLAWLLEGSRHLFTWLGLVPLIAVATKLVMVGLGQKAQIQPFHPRRQVQALVREGVGYGLLSDDQSAIAERVLQLATRTVADEMVPWSEVITVNVDDEPAVLWTLADRTSRSRFPVMDGSGNVAGEVAVTEALLHTPEACPAIRELMRTPLLVPAHMPLRRGLAELQHHKAALAIVIDDRQQPVGILTIKDCVETITGELASW
- a CDS encoding hemolysin family protein; the protein is MGFAYLLMLGSLPLLLVCSAFFSGSETALFSLSPHQRLRFARSGTLASEAITKLLAETRGLLITLLLSNMTINVLFFVTSSVLLIHLGREGLLGPVLLGLATLAPLLGIILLGEVLPKLVAARLPMTWARVVALPLYLVHRLLAPVRVGASVAIITPLARLIAPPDKPPALSPEELESLLNLSQRQGVIDSDEEQLLRQVLELNQLKVRDLMVPRVDIEAFDLANDPSEMVELIARTKLRHLPVYRDSLDEIVGMVYARQVLLHRPTTREALEKYIRQVKFVPEQQRADQLLLELRKTGTTFAIVVDEYGGTAGLVTIEDVVEHMVGDLPGEFEPAGEPEVEHVSPGVWRVDAQLSVHDWADVFGHNPAVAGLAELEAVRTVGGLVMARLGRVPQVGDRTTLGNVQITVERMAGRRVDTVLIELQSAGRPPQPSDKEPTP